A genomic window from Pocillopora verrucosa isolate sample1 chromosome 7, ASM3666991v2, whole genome shotgun sequence includes:
- the LOC131770958 gene encoding tauropine dehydrogenase-like, producing MADERENDTNDRKKQISGRDRASQTTSSTSQGDPAGNPPPTNGGGVNWGYVGAVGGGAVATGVAAVVAAPVVLGAAGFTAGGVAAGSMAAVAQSAIYGGFTGGAFSVLQSAGAAGIGLAGNAAVGATGATVGGVLSGLGARLYGSRVKTINLLICGGGSDAHAFAGIASSREGIEVRVLSLYQDEAERWSSALQTTSVEVELQRRGHEPMSIKSKPALITKNPDEAMRDIDLVVFVSPASAHEDYLDALKPHIKPGMTVVGLPGGPGFEFQVRRALDETAQPCTILKFASSPWRCRMVEFGVKYEVLITMETLLGTMERGSVEPREDPVCILQNLLGPLPELNVSVI from the exons ATGGCGGACGAAAGAGAGAACGATACAAACGACAGAAAGAAGCAAATCTCAGGACGT GACCGAGCTTCCCAGACCACCTCGTCAACCAGTCAAGGGGATCCAGCAGGAAACCCTCCTCCAACCAATGGGG GTGGTGTGAACTGGGGCTATGTAGGTGCAGTCGGAGGTGGTGCGGTAGCAACTGGTGTTGCAGCAGTGGTAGCTGCTCCAGTGGTCCTTGGTGCTGCTGGTTTCACCGCTGGAGGTGTTGCTGCTGGCTCCATGGCGGCAGTTGCACAGTCCGCAATTTACGGAGGATTTACAGGGGGTGCTTTTTCGGTTCTGCAAAGTGCAGGGGCTGCTGGCATAGGATTGGCAGGAAATGCTGCCGTTGGCGCAACCGGTGCAACTGTTGGTGGAGTTTTATCAGGTTTAGGAGCAAGATTATAC GGCAGTCGTGTGAAGACCATTAATTTGTTGATATGTGGTGGAGGGAGTGATGCGCACGCATTTGCTGGCATAGCGTCCTCTCGGGAGGGAATTGAAGTTCGTGTGCTGAGTTTATATCAAGATGAAGCAGAGCGCTGGAGCTCTGCATTGCAGACCACAAGTGTTGAAGTTGAGTTACAGCGCAGGGGACATGAGCCGATGTCTATCAAATCCAAACCAGCATTAATAACAAAGAATCCAGATGAAGCCATGCGAGATATCGATTTGGTAGTCTTTGTCTCTCCTGCGTCTGCCCATGAAGATTATCTGGATGCCCTTAAACCTCACATTAAACCTGGAATGACCGTAGTTGGTCTACCTGGTGGACCTGGGTTCGAGTTCCAAGTTCGTCGTGCACTGGACGAGACTGCGCAGCCGTGTACAATCCTAAAGTTTGCGTCGTCACCTTGGAGATGCCGTATGGTAGAGTTTGGTGTGAAATATGAAGTTCTTATCACAATGGAAACTCTTTTGGGGACCATGGAG AGAGGGAGTGTGGAGCCAAGGGAGGATCCAGTTTGCATTCTACAGAACCTCCTGGGACCTCTCCCTGAATTGAATGTCTCAGTCATTTGA